One Hordeum vulgare subsp. vulgare chromosome 4H, MorexV3_pseudomolecules_assembly, whole genome shotgun sequence DNA window includes the following coding sequences:
- the LOC123447281 gene encoding nuclear transcription factor Y subunit A-7-like, translating into MSGMGSRPGESNLVEPRGLPSGGMAMQPWWTGSGFGAVSPAVVAPGSAAGISLSSNPLGGGAAKGAAQGKKKKKKTVDDDDDARGESSDDDSPRSGEPKDGSFDEEKQHAASRMPALASDYLPPYSQLELSQPMASAPYPYPDAYYAGMVGPYGAQAVAHFQLPGLTHSRMPLPLEVSEEPVYVNAKQYHGILRRRQSRAKAELERKAIKARKPYLHESRHQHAMRRARGTGGRFLNTKKDEHGGGGAEAGKGEQSASDYLRVVPPDLHLRQA; encoded by the exons ATGAGCGGCATGGGATCGCGGCCGGGGGAGAGCAACCTGGTGGAGCCAAGAGGGCTGCCGTCCGGCGGCATGGCGATGCAGCCCTGGTGGACGGGGTCCGGGTTCGGGGCCGTGTCTCCGGCCGTCGTCGCGCCGGGAAGCGCCGCGGGGATCAGCCTGTCGAGCAACCCGctcggcggcggcgcggccaaGGGCGCGGcgcaggggaagaagaagaagaagaagacggtcgacgacgacgacgacgcgcgGGGCGAGAGCAGCGACGACGACTCGCCGAGATCAGGGGAACCAAAAG ATGGAAGCTTTGATGAAGAGAAGCAACATGCTGCATCCCGGATGCCTGCTTTGGCGTCGGACTATTTACCACCATACTCACAGCTGGAACTAAGCCAACCAATG GCTTCGGCACCGTACCCGTACCCTGATGCTTACTACGCAGGCATGGTTGGCCCCTATGGCGCTCAAGCAGTG GCTCACTTCCAGCTACCGGGGCTGACCCACTCGCGCATGCCGCTGCCTCTGGAAGTGTCGGAGGAGCCGGTGTACGTGAACGCGAAGCAGTACCATGGCATCTTGAGACGGAGGCAGTCGCGCGCCAAGGCCGAGCTCGAGAGGAAGGCGATCAAGGCCAGGAAG CCTTACCTCCACGAGTCCCGGCACCAGCACGCGATGCGGCGGGCGAGGGGCACCGGCGGCCGCTTCCTCAACACGAAGAAGGACGagcacggcggcggcggagccgagGCGGGCAAAGGCGAGCAGAGCGCCTCCGACTACCTCCGGGTGGTGCCGCCGGACCTGCATCTCCGTCAGGCGTGA